The DNA region CAAGTGTCAAAACTCATTAACTGAATGACAATTTGTGATCACACGCGTGCAGGCTCTTTATTGCTCGGCTTAACCTTATGCTCTGATCAAACATCGCAGTGGAGAGACAAACATGATATCATACAATAGGGGAGCTGGAGAGCAAAACCACTTTTTGGGAAATATTGACATTTAGTATTCCATAACTCAAATTCGATAAATCCATCAGGAAGTATAGCTTATACGAGTTTGGGGAAGCTCTTATTGTTGAAGACTATTACGAGTTATGACTTTGTTAACTGGGTGGGTGGCTGGCTGTATATCACATATACGCGCACTTGTTGACGGTCAAACAACAATTCTAAATACGGTCAGCGATAAGTtcgaaaatattaaaatcttTACTTCTCTTATTGACCTTATGATTCTCTTGCTTACAGTTCCCACTCTCTCTGCTTAAATCTATAGAAGGAACGGACTCTGTTTGAACTGGAAACATACGCAGCGATAAAAACAAAGGCCAATACACATTGGGCATATACGTCATTCGCGACTCATACATATTTATCGCAACAATAAACAAAGCTCTCGGGAATCTCCTCGGCGCCCGCTATCGTCGACCAGACCAGAGGCAGACTCGAAATGGATGCCTCTGGCGCCGCCACCATGGCAGTCATCTCCAGGTAATGCAAGCGAGCAGTTCGCCGTCCAGAAAGCTTTGGAGTGATACATTTTAGCAAAACTTTTACAATCCGCCTTTTCAAATAGAGTAAGTGCGTAAAAAAAGTAGCTACAGTGTAATTCAACACACGACTTTTGTGTTCATTTCCAGGGTTCGCCAGTAGCCCATGTGACAGTTGTGGtgtgttttagtttttggtCTTTTATGGTATTGACTAACATAATGATTTCATTGTATTCTGTTTAGGTTTAGAGCGCTTAGAGAGAGCTTAattctatttgccaaaaactctttttaattgtttgtcaTTTTATTGTcccaatttctaccgatattccagcaaatgttttgcacctccactagctgagtaataggtatctgatagtcgagcaaactcgactatagcaaTTCCTCCTgtttaaattagttttgtttttttagtCACAATCAATTAGAGTTTAGTTATAGTTATCTGCTTGTTTTTTTCAGACTGCTTGTGTTTTTAGCCCTCTCGTCCACTCTTTGCTCAGCCGGCACCCTAAACGCCCGTCCCGCGTTTCCCGTGAATTCCGACCAAATTCAGCCTAGTGGCAAGGATAGCAAGCAGCCATCCAGACGCGTCATGCACCCCTCCTTCGCCAACGCTGGCCGTACTCCCGGCCTGGAAATCTGGCGCATCGAGGTGAGTCATATTATAGGATTCAGTTCTTCCCTGCCCGGTTCGGTTGTATAAATAACTGGCGCTTGCTTACATCGCTTGCATTGAGCTCGAGATCGGCCGACATTTACCTCTCTTCAGTGTGGCTGCTATGTGTTTATAAATATCTTTCCAGagaataaatataataattgtttatatacATTGGACGTCGGTTCCTTCTTGTTAATTAACTGAACACCCGCCAAATTTATTGGGCTCGAAATGCGAAACGTTTGTGTAGAATCGAGCGATGccaagaataaatatttagaCCAAATAATCAGGCATCTAAAAAATGTTCTTTTAAGAAAAtgtgttaatttttttcaGAATTTTGATCCCGTTGTGTATCCTAAAAATAACTATGGCAAATTTTACACTGGGGACTCGTTTATTGTTCTTAATGTAAGTATgcattaaaactttaaaagttttaattaaacgttagttaaacattttcaaaatcgAGTAATTATATTCATTTAGACAATTGAGAACAAGAAAGACAAAAAACTGTCCTGGGATGTGCACTTCTGGTTGGGATCGGAGACCTCAACGGATGAGGCCGGAGCTGCAGCTATTCTTACCGTCCAGTTAGATGACTTGTTAAATGGTGGCCCTATTCAACATCGCGAGGTGCAGGACCACGAATCACAGCTTTTTCTGAGCTACTTCAAAAACGGTAAAACTAGTCAAACCAATTTGGACGTCTCATTAAACTGAACATTATTGTAGGCATTCGATATGAACAGGGCGGCGTCGGAACTGGCTTTAAGCACGTAGAGACAAACGCCCAAGGAGAGAAGCGATTATTTCAGGTCAAGGGCAAGCGTAACGTCCGCGTACGTCAGGTTAATCTTTCCGTGTCGTCGATGAACAAGGGTGACTGTTTCATTTTGGATGCCGGCAGCGATATATATGTCTACGTAGGCTCTCAGGCCAAGCGCGTTGAGAAGCTTAAGGCTATCAGCGCTGCGAATCAGATCAGGGACCAGGATCATAACGGACGAGCCCGTGTTCAGATCGTCGACGACTTCAGCACTGATGTTGACAAGCAGCTCTTCTTCGACGTACTGGGATCGGGTTCTGCTGACCAGGTGCCCGAGGAGTCAACTGCCGACGAAGATGGTGCGTTCGAGAGGACGGATGCAGCAGCGGTTTCTCTCTACAAGGTCAGCGACGCCAGTGGCCAGCTGAAGGTGGACACTATTGGACAAAAACCACTGACTCAGACTATGCTCGACACTCGCGAGTGCTTTATCTTGGACACCGGATCTGGCATTTTTGTGTGGGTCGGAAAGGGGGCCACTCAGAAGGAGAAGACGGACGCCATGGCCAAGGCGCAGGAGTTCCTACGCACCAAGAAGTACCCAGCTTGGACCCAAATCCACCGCATTGTAGAGGGCGCTGAGTCCGCACCTTTTAAGCAGTACTTTGCCTCCTGGCGCGATGCCGGAATGGCCCATAGTCGCCTTATTCGGTCGGCTCTTGATATTGGCTCTGATGAATTGTTAAATGAGGATGAAATCGACTCTGTGGTGACTCAGCTAAAGAAGAGTGGCGGTCGTTCCTTTGGGTTCATGCCGGATAACGGTCAGAACGGCATTGAAACAATCACACAGTACGTTGCAAAGCCTGGTTCCGATGAGATCGTGGTGAACAGCGTTCCCTTTGAGGAGAAACTGCCTCTTATGGGATTTGCCTCTTATGTACTCACTTACAACTACGATGGTAGGAACGGGGACACTGGATTCCTAACATATGTGTGGCATGGAGTAAAAGCCTCTGCCGCGGCCAAGGAACGTGCCTTCGAGGAGAGTCTAGTAGGTTCCAAGGAAGGTCTTCTGGTGCAGACCAATCAGGGCCACGAGCCTCGTCACTTCTACAAGATTTTTAAGGGAAAGTTATTGACATCCTTAACTGCACTTCCAGTGTCAACGCAGCTCTTTCGCATTCGCGGCACCGTCGAAAGCGATGTTCATGCTAGCGAAGTGGCCGCTGACAGCTCATCTTTGGCCTCAAGTGATGCCTTCGCCCTTCTATCCGGAAAGTCCCACAAAATCTACATTTGGAATGGCTTGGGCGCATCTGCCTTCGAAAAACAAGCAGCCGTGGATCGCTTTTCTGACTACTGGGATGACGTTGAGCTCGAGCAGGTGGAAGAGGGCGCCGAACCAGATGAGTTCTGGGAGGAATTAAAAGGTGAAGGCCAGTACGACCGCAGCTTGGGTGACCTTGGAGCTCCACTGCTAGAACCGCGCCTTTTCCACTGTCGCATTAGCTCTGCCGGACTTTTGAAGGTTGAGGAAGTTGTTCAATACGAGCAAGAGGACTTGGACCCCGAAGACATCATGCTATTGGATGCTGGAGACGAGATCTACCTTTGGGTTGGCTCTGGCGCATCTGAAGAGGAAAATGCCAAGCTTCTGGACATGGCTAAGGTTTTGTTGTTACACTATCGCTCTTTAAAAcatctaattatatattttttatttgtttacagCTTTACATTCGTATGGAGCCCACCGCTCGCTCCTTTGACACGGTAAACATCATCCGCGTCCCCCAGGGCAAGGAACCAAGGGTTTTCCAACGCATGTTCCCCCATTGGGACGATAATTACTGGCAGGTACGTGATCCAAAGTAGGCCTAGAGCTTTCATTAGTTACACAGCTTGTACCTTTTCGACCATATCTGACTTTAAATATCATCACTGTTAACTCATTAATCATACTAACAGCTATAGCGCATTCGATCCGTAAGTTTATTACTAATAATCTTGGCCTATGCTTTTAAATGTGCAGTTGCTACATGAAAGATTTAtataatttctaataatttttacaCTTTTTTCTTGACGCGCAGAACCAGTTTAGCTATGAAGACATGAAGCAACTTATTATTGATGCCAACAATAAAGTCTAAAACCAATGATTTAATTCTCAGCAAAATtaaccaaaaatataattgcttttgcctttttaaACCCTATATTTAatgtaattgaaaaataaatgacaACCTTTTCAATATCATAAAATGATGTACACATGAtgaaatgttttatgtttCTTATTCGGTATATACAGTATTTTTGACAATATAGAATGTTGGCTAAAATTTGTTTAGCACCagtaaactaattaaaaatatgggaaaatcaaagttttattgtttttaatcaTAATGTATCAGATTTACACAAAATCGAAATTCCCTTCGCTATTG from Drosophila santomea strain STO CAGO 1482 chromosome 3R, Prin_Dsan_1.1, whole genome shotgun sequence includes:
- the LOC120451194 gene encoding gelsolin isoform X1; its protein translation is MDASGAATMAVISRLLVFLALSSTLCSAGTLNARPAFPVNSDQIQPSGKDSKQPSRRVMHPSFANAGRTPGLEIWRIENFDPVVYPKNNYGKFYTGDSFIVLNTIENKKDKKLSWDVHFWLGSETSTDEAGAAAILTVQLDDLLNGGPIQHREVQDHESQLFLSYFKNGIRYEQGGVGTGFKHVETNAQGEKRLFQVKGKRNVRVRQVNLSVSSMNKGDCFILDAGSDIYVYVGSQAKRVEKLKAISAANQIRDQDHNGRARVQIVDDFSTDVDKQLFFDVLGSGSADQVPEESTADEDGAFERTDAAAVSLYKVSDASGQLKVDTIGQKPLTQTMLDTRECFILDTGSGIFVWVGKGATQKEKTDAMAKAQEFLRTKKYPAWTQIHRIVEGAESAPFKQYFASWRDAGMAHSRLIRSALDIGSDELLNEDEIDSVVTQLKKSGGRSFGFMPDNGQNGIETITQYVAKPGSDEIVVNSVPFEEKLPLMGFASYVLTYNYDGRNGDTGFLTYVWHGVKASAAAKERAFEESLVGSKEGLLVQTNQGHEPRHFYKIFKGKLLTSLTALPVSTQLFRIRGTVESDVHASEVAADSSSLASSDAFALLSGKSHKIYIWNGLGASAFEKQAAVDRFSDYWDDVELEQVEEGAEPDEFWEELKGEGQYDRSLGDLGAPLLEPRLFHCRISSAGLLKVEEVVQYEQEDLDPEDIMLLDAGDEIYLWVGSGASEEENAKLLDMAKLYIRMEPTARSFDTVNIIRVPQGKEPRVFQRMFPHWDDNYWQNQFSYEDMKQLIIDANNKV
- the LOC120451194 gene encoding gelsolin isoform X2 codes for the protein MHPSFANAGRTPGLEIWRIENFDPVVYPKNNYGKFYTGDSFIVLNTIENKKDKKLSWDVHFWLGSETSTDEAGAAAILTVQLDDLLNGGPIQHREVQDHESQLFLSYFKNGIRYEQGGVGTGFKHVETNAQGEKRLFQVKGKRNVRVRQVNLSVSSMNKGDCFILDAGSDIYVYVGSQAKRVEKLKAISAANQIRDQDHNGRARVQIVDDFSTDVDKQLFFDVLGSGSADQVPEESTADEDGAFERTDAAAVSLYKVSDASGQLKVDTIGQKPLTQTMLDTRECFILDTGSGIFVWVGKGATQKEKTDAMAKAQEFLRTKKYPAWTQIHRIVEGAESAPFKQYFASWRDAGMAHSRLIRSALDIGSDELLNEDEIDSVVTQLKKSGGRSFGFMPDNGQNGIETITQYVAKPGSDEIVVNSVPFEEKLPLMGFASYVLTYNYDGRNGDTGFLTYVWHGVKASAAAKERAFEESLVGSKEGLLVQTNQGHEPRHFYKIFKGKLLTSLTALPVSTQLFRIRGTVESDVHASEVAADSSSLASSDAFALLSGKSHKIYIWNGLGASAFEKQAAVDRFSDYWDDVELEQVEEGAEPDEFWEELKGEGQYDRSLGDLGAPLLEPRLFHCRISSAGLLKVEEVVQYEQEDLDPEDIMLLDAGDEIYLWVGSGASEEENAKLLDMAKLYIRMEPTARSFDTVNIIRVPQGKEPRVFQRMFPHWDDNYWQNQFSYEDMKQLIIDANNKV